The following proteins are encoded in a genomic region of Myxosarcina sp. GI1:
- a CDS encoding SufS family cysteine desulfurase, whose product MTLIKESTLGDRLRQDFPILQQQIHDKPLIYFDNAASSQKPLAVLKVLQNYYQQDNANVHRGAHTLSGRATDAYEAARDKVAKFVNAAAREEIVFTRNATEAINLVAYSWSLSNFNPGDEIILSVMEHHSNIVPWQLIAEKTGAVIKYVQLTDTEEFDLEQYKSLLSNKTKLVSVVHVSNTLGCINPVTEIVELAHQYNAKVLIDACQSVPHMPIDVREIDCDWLVASGHKMCAPTGIGFLYGKKDLLLEMPPFMGGGEMIDEVFLEGSTYGELPHKFEAGTPAIGEAIALGAAVDYLSNIGMAKIHAYEEELTGYLYQKLAAIPQLKIYGPPATADGKGRAALVAFNVEGIHGSDLATLLDREGVAIRSGHHCTQPLHRIFGASGSARASLYFYNTRAEIDAFVVALQETIDFFTTMMS is encoded by the coding sequence ATGACTTTAATTAAAGAATCAACTCTTGGCGATCGCCTGCGTCAAGACTTCCCGATTTTACAGCAGCAAATTCACGATAAGCCATTAATCTATTTTGACAATGCTGCTAGTTCTCAAAAGCCTCTGGCGGTACTAAAAGTATTGCAAAATTACTATCAGCAAGATAATGCTAACGTCCATCGCGGCGCACATACCTTGAGCGGTAGGGCGACTGATGCCTATGAAGCGGCTAGAGATAAAGTAGCTAAGTTCGTCAATGCTGCTGCTCGTGAAGAAATTGTCTTTACTCGCAACGCCACCGAAGCAATTAACTTAGTGGCATATAGTTGGAGTTTGTCCAATTTTAACCCAGGCGATGAGATAATTCTCTCAGTCATGGAACACCACAGCAACATCGTTCCCTGGCAGCTTATCGCTGAAAAAACTGGTGCGGTAATTAAATACGTACAGTTGACCGATACAGAAGAATTCGATTTAGAACAGTATAAATCTCTATTATCTAATAAAACCAAACTGGTATCTGTTGTTCACGTTTCCAATACTTTAGGCTGCATCAATCCAGTTACAGAAATTGTCGAACTAGCTCATCAATACAATGCCAAAGTATTGATTGATGCCTGTCAGAGTGTTCCTCATATGCCTATTGACGTAAGGGAAATTGACTGTGACTGGTTGGTAGCGTCGGGACATAAAATGTGTGCGCCTACTGGCATTGGTTTTCTCTATGGGAAAAAAGATTTGCTGCTAGAAATGCCGCCATTTATGGGCGGTGGTGAAATGATCGACGAGGTATTTTTAGAAGGATCTACCTATGGCGAACTACCTCATAAATTTGAAGCAGGAACCCCGGCAATTGGTGAAGCGATCGCGCTTGGTGCAGCAGTAGACTATTTAAGTAATATTGGCATGGCTAAAATTCATGCCTATGAAGAAGAATTAACGGGCTATTTGTATCAAAAATTAGCGGCAATTCCCCAACTTAAAATCTATGGTCCTCCTGCAACCGCCGACGGAAAAGGTAGAGCGGCATTAGTAGCATTTAATGTTGAAGGAATACACGGCAGCGATTTGGCAACTTTATTAGATAGAGAAGGAGTTGCTATTCGCTCTGGGCATCACTGTACTCAACCTTTGCATCGTATTTTTGGTGCTTCTGGCAGTGCTAGAGCCAGCCTGTATTTTTATAACACTCGCGCTGAAATTGATGCTTTTGTCGTGGCATTGCAGGAGACTATTGATTTTTTTACTACGATGATGTCTTAG
- the sufC gene encoding Fe-S cluster assembly ATPase SufC gives MSEIILSIQDLTAKINDEPILKGVNLEIKAGEIHAIMGRNGSGKSTLAKIIAGHPDYEVTGGEIIYQGENILEKEPDERANSGIFLAFQYPVAIPGVSNLDFLRAAYNAKRKDRGEEEIDIFDFEDLVEEKLEVVKMKSSFLSRSLNEGFSGGEKKRNEILQMAVLDPTLTILDEIDSGLDIDALKAVADGVNQLKTADKGYLVITHYQRLLDYITPDFVHVMQDGKIITSGGKKLALELESRGYDFLDDRETAEVGV, from the coding sequence ATGAGCGAGATAATTTTATCCATACAAGACCTAACCGCCAAAATAAACGACGAACCAATCCTCAAAGGTGTCAATTTAGAAATTAAAGCAGGAGAAATCCATGCAATTATGGGACGTAATGGTTCGGGTAAAAGTACCCTGGCTAAAATCATCGCAGGACACCCCGATTATGAAGTCACTGGTGGCGAAATTATCTATCAGGGAGAAAATATCTTAGAGAAAGAACCAGATGAAAGAGCCAATAGCGGTATTTTCTTGGCTTTTCAATATCCCGTCGCTATTCCTGGAGTAAGTAATTTAGACTTTTTGCGAGCGGCTTACAACGCCAAACGCAAAGATCGAGGTGAAGAAGAAATCGATATTTTTGATTTTGAAGATTTGGTAGAAGAAAAGCTGGAAGTGGTAAAAATGAAGTCTAGCTTTTTGTCTAGAAGCCTCAATGAAGGTTTTTCTGGTGGCGAGAAGAAACGCAATGAAATTTTGCAAATGGCGGTGCTAGATCCAACTCTGACGATTCTGGATGAGATTGATTCGGGTTTGGATATCGATGCTTTAAAAGCCGTTGCCGATGGTGTCAATCAATTAAAAACTGCCGACAAGGGTTACTTGGTAATTACTCACTATCAACGTTTGCTCGATTACATTACACCAGACTTCGTTCACGTGATGCAGGATGGCAAAATTATTACTAGTGGCGGTAAAAAACTGGCTTTAGAATTGGAATCTCGCGGTTATGACTTTTTAGACGATAGAGAAACTGCGGAGGTAGGAGTGTAA
- a CDS encoding iron uptake porin — protein sequence MKFKRSCFRCLYPKFQVTSVQFQHLLKLTTTTLFLGAIDAILGTGAVTNAQNLEALKTNRNSADSFNQITNVSQLRDVAPTDWAYEALRSLVERYGCIAGFPDGAYRGNQPLSRYEFAAGLNSCLDRIERLIATSETLNREDLDTLSRLTQEFEAELATINVRVGSLEEKTAFLEDRQFSTTTKLTGSAVFGLASVLAGDDVDGEEIDRVPVLGSRSRLSFNTSFTGEDLLLTFLSTGNFPFFSDVTNTFEGQIGYSEDVDNQLKALTAAYFFPIGGHTQVAIEAAGGFVYDFVDTLNPLDAYDDSGSGAISFFGNRNPIYNSVAGSGIGIKTDLGSSVELSLGYLAPDAAEPTDGSGLFNGAYSALGQLVFQPSDRFKLGLTYINAYNNSDTFTGTNLANFRNFTATELGETAPVSSNSYGVGASWHISDRFILSGWSGYTHERVLSTLDNRIERGDREILNWAVTLAFPDLFKEASLGGVVVGMEPKVIDSTVNIAGFDSEDRDTSLHVEAFYQYRVNDNIAITPGVIWITAPDANEDNNDIVIGTLRTTFTF from the coding sequence ATGAAATTCAAACGATCTTGTTTCCGATGTTTATATCCGAAATTTCAAGTAACATCTGTTCAATTTCAGCACTTACTTAAATTAACTACAACAACCCTGTTTTTGGGCGCGATCGACGCTATTTTAGGAACTGGAGCAGTTACTAATGCTCAAAATCTAGAAGCTTTAAAAACCAATCGAAATAGTGCAGATAGTTTTAACCAAATCACTAATGTATCTCAATTAAGAGATGTCGCGCCTACGGATTGGGCTTATGAAGCTTTACGCAGCTTGGTAGAGCGTTATGGTTGCATTGCCGGATTTCCCGATGGAGCTTATCGAGGAAACCAACCTCTATCTCGTTACGAATTTGCCGCTGGTTTAAATTCTTGCTTAGATCGAATCGAACGCTTAATTGCTACTTCTGAAACCTTAAATAGAGAAGATCTAGATACTCTTAGTCGTTTGACTCAAGAATTTGAAGCCGAACTAGCTACTATAAACGTTAGAGTAGGTAGTCTAGAGGAAAAAACAGCCTTTTTAGAAGACCGACAATTTTCCACTACTACTAAACTAACAGGAAGTGCTGTTTTTGGATTAGCTAGTGTTTTAGCAGGTGATGATGTCGATGGGGAAGAAATCGACAGAGTTCCAGTTTTGGGTTCTAGATCGCGTTTATCTTTTAACACGAGTTTTACTGGTGAAGATTTACTGTTGACCTTTCTTTCTACGGGGAATTTTCCTTTCTTTAGCGATGTCACTAATACTTTTGAAGGGCAAATAGGCTACAGCGAAGATGTTGATAATCAATTGAAGGCACTTACTGCTGCCTATTTTTTTCCCATAGGCGGTCATACACAAGTTGCCATTGAGGCTGCCGGTGGTTTTGTCTATGATTTTGTAGATACTCTTAATCCTTTAGATGCCTACGATGATAGTGGTAGTGGCGCAATATCTTTTTTCGGCAACCGCAATCCCATTTATAATTCGGTAGCTGGTTCGGGAATTGGCATTAAAACAGACCTGGGAAGTTCAGTCGAACTTAGTTTGGGATATTTAGCACCTGATGCTGCCGAACCTACTGATGGCAGTGGATTATTTAACGGTGCCTATTCTGCTTTAGGACAGCTGGTTTTCCAACCTAGCGATCGTTTCAAGCTAGGTTTGACTTATATCAACGCTTATAACAATAGCGATACTTTTACTGGCACTAATCTTGCCAACTTCCGTAACTTTACGGCTACCGAATTAGGGGAAACCGCTCCTGTTTCTAGCAATTCTTATGGTGTTGGTGCTTCTTGGCATATTAGCGATCGCTTTATTCTTAGTGGTTGGAGTGGTTACACTCACGAACGGGTTCTTTCTACTCTCGATAACAGAATCGAACGGGGCGATCGTGAAATTTTGAATTGGGCAGTCACTCTAGCTTTTCCCGATCTGTTTAAAGAAGCTAGCTTAGGTGGTGTGGTAGTAGGAATGGAACCCAAAGTTATAGATTCTACTGTCAATATTGCTGGTTTTGACAGTGAAGATCGAGATACATCTTTGCACGTTGAAGCTTTCTATCAATATCGAGTCAACGATAATATTGCCATTACTCCAGGCGTAATTTGGATTACCGCTCCCGATGCCAATGAAGACAATAATGATATTGTGATTGGTACTCTAAGAACTACTTTTACTTTCTAA
- a CDS encoding methyltransferase domain-containing protein, with translation MNLYYILGLISILLAIAIAFYLITARRYQSSDSVANSYDQWTEDGILEFYWGEHIHLGHYGSPPQSKDFITAKVDFVHEMVEWGGLDKLPRGTTLLDVGCGIGGSSRILAEDYGFSVTGVTISPQQVQRAKELTPEKLDAKFLVDDAMALSFPNASFDVVWSIEAGPHMPDKAVFAKELLRVLKPGGVLVVADWNQRDERQQPLNFWEKPVMRQLLDQWSHPAFASIEGFSELLEATGLVDGKVITADWTQETLPSWIDSIWQGIARPQGLVRFGLPGLIKSLREVPTLLLMRLAFGASLCRFGMFRAVRANLTLNLTKTVEDENDNV, from the coding sequence ATGAATTTGTATTACATACTTGGTTTAATCTCTATCCTACTAGCGATCGCCATTGCCTTTTATCTAATTACCGCTCGTCGCTATCAATCTTCTGACTCGGTAGCCAATTCTTACGACCAGTGGACAGAAGACGGTATTTTAGAGTTTTACTGGGGCGAACACATTCATTTGGGTCATTATGGTTCGCCACCGCAAAGCAAAGATTTTATTACTGCCAAAGTTGACTTCGTACATGAAATGGTCGAGTGGGGTGGTTTGGATAAGTTGCCTCGCGGTACTACTCTGTTGGATGTTGGCTGCGGAATTGGGGGAAGCAGTCGTATTTTAGCCGAAGATTACGGATTTTCGGTTACTGGCGTTACTATTAGTCCCCAACAAGTGCAGCGTGCTAAAGAATTGACTCCTGAAAAATTAGATGCCAAATTTCTCGTAGATGATGCAATGGCACTTTCCTTTCCCAATGCTAGTTTCGATGTAGTTTGGTCGATTGAAGCGGGTCCTCATATGCCAGACAAAGCCGTTTTTGCCAAAGAATTATTACGGGTATTAAAACCTGGAGGGGTGTTAGTTGTAGCTGACTGGAATCAAAGAGACGAACGCCAACAGCCACTTAATTTTTGGGAGAAACCAGTAATGCGTCAACTATTAGACCAGTGGTCGCATCCTGCTTTTGCCAGCATCGAAGGCTTTTCCGAACTTTTAGAAGCTACAGGACTAGTCGATGGAAAAGTGATAACGGCAGACTGGACGCAAGAAACGCTTCCCTCTTGGATAGATTCTATTTGGCAAGGAATAGCTCGACCACAGGGTTTGGTACGCTTTGGTTTACCTGGTTTGATTAAATCTCTACGAGAAGTACCTACTTTGCTGTTGATGCGTTTGGCATTTGGTGCTAGTCTTTGTCGGTTTGGAATGTTTCGTGCTGTAAGGGCTAATTTAACTTTAAATCTAACAAAAACTGTTGAAGACGAAAATGATAATGTTTAA
- the sufD gene encoding Fe-S cluster assembly protein SufD, which produces MAVQVPYAIKPLKSDRATLHKNDFLMGLLDRAKISGNEPQWLKDVRQQAASWVANSSVPTKKDEDWRFIDLSDLTKTNFTTVGANGGSPLPQLPTETENCRLIFVNGVYNADLSDTSALPDGVYVGSLQNIPETYPVAEHFARQHGAQDVFTALNTAGFANAAVIWANKNVIVDTPIHLVFISTAEETASFSQLRTLVVAEAGASLSLIEEYSGTGEYFINAVTEIVVRDNAEVKHTRWQQESDRAFHVGKTAVAQAKDSRYTLNEINFGSKLYRHNPEVLQQGEQTTTNLNGLTVATGEQTSDTHSTIALTKPYGTTDQLHKCIVGDRAHTVFNGKVFVPKTAQLTDASQLNRNLLLSDKARVDTKPELQITADNVKCSHGATVSQLEADEIFYLRSRGLNQQDASQLLIDAFAGEIGDRLPLNLAAKVAQTIKQKISK; this is translated from the coding sequence ATGGCAGTACAAGTTCCTTATGCAATTAAACCTTTAAAAAGCGATCGCGCCACTTTACATAAAAATGATTTTTTGATGGGTTTGCTCGATCGCGCTAAAATTTCTGGCAATGAACCTCAATGGTTAAAAGATGTGCGCCAGCAAGCCGCATCTTGGGTAGCCAATTCCTCAGTACCAACTAAAAAAGATGAAGATTGGCGATTTATCGATTTGTCAGATTTAACGAAAACTAATTTCACAACTGTAGGAGCGAACGGCGGTTCGCCCTTACCCCAATTGCCCACAGAAACTGAAAACTGCCGTTTGATTTTTGTCAACGGTGTTTACAATGCAGATTTATCCGACACTTCAGCATTACCTGATGGCGTATATGTCGGCAGTCTCCAAAACATACCAGAAACCTACCCTGTAGCAGAACACTTTGCCCGTCAGCATGGCGCACAAGATGTTTTTACTGCTCTCAATACCGCAGGTTTTGCCAATGCAGCAGTTATTTGGGCAAACAAAAACGTCATCGTAGACACTCCCATACATTTAGTTTTTATTTCAACTGCTGAAGAAACGGCAAGTTTTTCTCAACTCCGTACCTTAGTAGTAGCCGAAGCAGGAGCGAGTTTATCTTTAATTGAAGAATATTCTGGTACTGGCGAATATTTTATCAATGCAGTAACGGAAATTGTAGTTAGAGACAATGCCGAAGTAAAGCATACTCGCTGGCAACAAGAAAGCGATCGCGCCTTTCATGTTGGCAAAACCGCAGTGGCTCAAGCTAAAGACAGCCGCTACACCCTCAATGAAATTAATTTTGGTAGTAAGCTTTATCGTCATAATCCCGAAGTATTGCAGCAGGGTGAACAAACCACTACTAACTTAAACGGTTTGACGGTTGCTACGGGAGAACAAACATCTGATACTCACAGCACCATTGCCCTGACTAAACCTTATGGCACAACCGATCAACTGCATAAATGTATTGTCGGCGATCGCGCCCATACGGTATTTAATGGCAAAGTCTTTGTACCCAAAACGGCACAGCTTACCGATGCCTCGCAGCTAAATCGCAATCTATTACTTTCCGACAAAGCCAGAGTAGACACCAAACCAGAGTTACAAATTACTGCCGATAACGTCAAATGTTCTCATGGTGCGACGGTGAGCCAATTAGAAGCAGATGAAATATTTTACCTCCGCAGTCGTGGCTTAAACCAGCAAGATGCCAGTCAGTTATTAATTGATGCCTTTGCTGGGGAGATAGGCGATCGCCTGCCACTGAATTTAGCTGCTAAAGTTGCCCAAACTATTAAACAAAAAATTAGTAAGTAA
- the mscL gene encoding large conductance mechanosensitive channel protein MscL — MVRRGARATGGFLADFRDFIMRGNVIDLAVAVIIGAAFGKIVESLVADIITPAILNPAMNAAGVDQLSQLSAGGIKYGLFIAAVLNFLVIAFCLFLLIRAFEAAKKRVMRREEIAEEEAPAPEILAQERLTTAVERLTETIERRNPGSGLGSDPGLGL; from the coding sequence ATGGTTAGAAGAGGAGCGAGAGCTACGGGGGGATTTTTAGCAGATTTTCGCGATTTTATTATGCGCGGAAACGTTATCGATCTAGCCGTAGCCGTTATTATTGGTGCTGCTTTTGGCAAAATCGTCGAATCTTTGGTAGCAGATATTATTACCCCGGCAATTTTAAATCCTGCTATGAACGCGGCAGGAGTAGACCAATTAAGCCAACTGAGTGCTGGCGGCATCAAATATGGTTTGTTTATTGCCGCCGTATTAAACTTTTTAGTGATTGCCTTTTGTTTATTCTTATTAATTCGTGCTTTTGAAGCTGCCAAAAAAAGAGTAATGCGCCGAGAAGAAATTGCCGAAGAAGAAGCGCCAGCACCAGAAATATTGGCGCAAGAAAGATTGACTACAGCAGTAGAAAGGTTGACTGAGACTATCGAACGCCGAAATCCTGGTTCGGGTCTGGGTTCAGATCCAGGTCTGGGTTTGTAG
- a CDS encoding spherulation-specific family 4 protein, which translates to MSLFKLRLFGKRNLNIFLSAILLVLILFYWRSPATVTTPVKILLPLYAYPTWYESKTYIWKDVVAAADKVPITAIINPNNGPDGQPPNEDYARGLKDLGQADITLLGYVYTKYGDRAIAEVKQDINLYYQHYNLDGIFLDEAASSSDKLDYYQDIYNYIKTETNLNRVIINPGTHTDERYFSQGATDTAVIFEQNSQAWTEYQPQPYAKNYPTEHFASLIHSVPDAATMKSHINRAVERHFGYIYVTDDSLTTANGDPWDSLPLYWKEEVEYVRSLNLVN; encoded by the coding sequence ATGTCTTTATTTAAATTGCGTTTATTTGGTAAGAGAAATTTAAATATATTTTTATCAGCTATTTTATTGGTTTTAATCTTATTTTATTGGCGATCGCCTGCAACTGTGACTACTCCTGTTAAAATTCTCCTTCCCCTTTATGCCTATCCTACTTGGTACGAATCCAAAACCTATATCTGGAAAGATGTTGTAGCAGCAGCCGACAAAGTACCCATTACGGCAATTATCAACCCCAATAATGGTCCCGATGGTCAACCCCCAAATGAAGACTATGCGAGAGGACTAAAAGATTTAGGACAGGCAGATATTACACTTTTAGGGTATGTATATACTAAGTATGGCGATCGCGCGATCGCAGAAGTAAAACAAGATATTAATCTCTATTATCAACACTACAATTTAGACGGTATTTTTCTTGATGAGGCTGCCAGCAGTAGCGATAAGCTGGATTATTATCAAGATATTTATAACTACATTAAAACCGAAACTAATTTAAATAGAGTCATTATTAACCCTGGCACTCATACTGACGAAAGGTATTTTTCCCAAGGTGCAACCGATACGGCAGTTATTTTCGAGCAAAATTCTCAAGCATGGACAGAATATCAGCCACAACCTTATGCCAAAAACTATCCTACCGAACATTTTGCCAGTTTAATTCATTCAGTTCCCGACGCTGCCACGATGAAAAGCCATATAAATCGTGCCGTAGAAAGGCATTTTGGCTATATCTACGTTACCGATGATAGCCTTACTACCGCTAACGGCGATCCCTGGGATAGTTTACCTCTGTATTGGAAAGAAGAAGTTGAGTATGTTCGGTCTTTGAATCTTGTAAATTAA
- a CDS encoding Uma2 family endonuclease, which yields MQLQTEPRKYTPEEYLRLEEQAEYKYEYRDGEIVPMTGGTTNHNEICLNLAANLKFGLKKQNCRVYMSDVRLWIPRYRQYTYPDVMVIKGEPVYADRETTTVTNSVLIAEVLPKSTQNYDQGDKFTYYRSIPEMQEYILISQQSEHIMQYTKTEAGWLLSEYEAEAVITLASVNLELELAAIYTGVDFSESE from the coding sequence ATGCAGCTACAAACAGAACCTCGTAAATATACACCCGAAGAATATTTACGGTTAGAGGAACAAGCAGAATATAAATACGAATATCGCGATGGAGAAATTGTTCCGATGACGGGAGGAACGACAAATCATAATGAAATTTGTTTGAATTTGGCAGCGAACCTAAAATTTGGCTTGAAAAAACAAAACTGTCGAGTTTATATGAGTGATGTTCGCCTGTGGATACCTCGCTATCGTCAATATACATATCCTGATGTGATGGTAATCAAGGGAGAACCTGTTTATGCAGATAGAGAAACAACTACGGTAACTAATTCCGTTCTGATTGCCGAAGTATTACCCAAATCGACGCAAAATTATGACCAAGGCGACAAATTTACTTACTATCGTTCCATTCCCGAAATGCAAGAGTATATTTTAATCTCTCAGCAAAGTGAACACATCATGCAATATACCAAAACCGAGGCGGGATGGTTGTTATCCGAATACGAAGCCGAAGCTGTAATTACTTTAGCTTCAGTCAATCTTGAATTAGAACTAGCGGCAATTTATACAGGAGTTGATTTTAGCGAAAGCGAATAA
- a CDS encoding Uma2 family endonuclease: MVTAKSKPITLKEFLALPETKPASEYSDGKIIQKPMPKGKHSTIQGELITTVNSALKTQKIARAFPELRCTFGGRSIVPDVTVFKWDRIPRDTNGEIADTFPIAPDWTIEILSPDQGYTRVTKNILHCLDNGTQLGWLIDPQEQCVLVYFLQQQPAFLELATDILPVPDFASSFQLTVGALFGWLLE, from the coding sequence ATGGTCACGGCTAAATCTAAACCCATTACTCTCAAAGAGTTTCTAGCATTGCCAGAAACTAAACCCGCCAGTGAATATAGCGACGGGAAAATTATTCAGAAACCGATGCCCAAAGGAAAACACAGTACAATTCAAGGAGAACTGATAACTACTGTAAATAGCGCACTTAAAACGCAAAAAATCGCTAGAGCCTTTCCAGAGTTAAGATGCACTTTTGGCGGACGTTCTATCGTACCTGATGTAACTGTTTTTAAATGGGATAGGATACCCCGCGATACTAATGGTGAGATAGCAGATACGTTTCCAATTGCACCTGACTGGACAATCGAAATTTTATCCCCCGACCAAGGCTATACCAGAGTCACTAAAAATATTCTGCATTGTTTGGATAACGGTACGCAATTAGGATGGTTAATCGATCCTCAAGAACAGTGTGTATTGGTTTATTTTCTCCAACAACAACCTGCGTTTCTCGAACTAGCAACAGATATTTTACCCGTACCAGATTTTGCTAGTTCTTTTCAATTAACTGTAGGGGCATTATTCGGTTGGTTATTAGAGTGA
- a CDS encoding DMT family protein, translated as MLKPIVLLIISNIFMCFAWYGHLKNFKTAPLWIAISVSWAIALLEYCFQVPANRLGNQYFNLPQLKVLQEVITMVVFAGFSVSYMKVPVTRNYFFAAMLLAGAAYLIFSETKT; from the coding sequence ATGCTCAAACCCATTGTACTGCTGATTATTTCTAATATTTTTATGTGTTTTGCCTGGTATGGTCATTTAAAAAATTTCAAAACTGCGCCTTTATGGATAGCTATTAGTGTAAGTTGGGCAATTGCATTATTAGAATATTGTTTTCAAGTTCCTGCCAATCGTTTGGGCAACCAATATTTCAATTTACCGCAGCTAAAAGTTTTACAAGAAGTTATTACTATGGTGGTGTTTGCAGGATTTAGCGTTAGTTATATGAAAGTTCCCGTTACTCGTAATTATTTTTTTGCTGCAATGTTACTTGCAGGTGCAGCATATCTGATTTTTAGCGAAACAAAAACGTAA